The following coding sequences lie in one Thalassoglobus polymorphus genomic window:
- a CDS encoding coproporphyrinogen-III oxidase family protein, which produces MSSETTTEIGSYFISNYPPFSQWKKELTPKFHEALQAEPDRSIPMGMYLHIPFCRKRCKFCYFRVYTQQNAETIKNYVDTLDKEVQLLCDQTAIKDRVLKFVYFGGGTPSYLSSKQLLMLRERLSQSVSWDSAEEVTFECEPGTLSLEKVKTLKEIGVTRVSLGVENFNDELLEENGRAHLSPEILRAYEWIQQVGFPEVNIDLIAGMVGETDENWQNCVEKALEMEPDNLTVYQMELPWNTVYSKEILEEGVQSPVADWPTKRRWASEAMDRFLAAGYQISSGNELVKNLDTDRFVYRDNLFRGGDIVAVGVSSFGHLQGVHYQNKDQLEDYIQTVQSGELPVNRAMVPTEHQKLIREWVLQMKEGSISVQPLRDKFGVDPLVEFAEPLSNQQRAGYLEVDGDTIRLTRKGLLQADSLLTEYFEEQYREVRYT; this is translated from the coding sequence ATGTCGAGCGAAACGACGACGGAAATTGGCAGCTATTTCATTTCCAACTATCCTCCATTCTCTCAGTGGAAGAAGGAACTTACCCCGAAGTTTCATGAAGCTCTCCAGGCAGAACCGGATCGCAGCATTCCGATGGGGATGTACTTGCACATTCCGTTTTGCCGAAAGCGATGCAAGTTCTGCTACTTCCGGGTCTACACACAGCAAAATGCAGAAACGATCAAGAACTACGTCGACACCCTCGACAAAGAAGTTCAGTTGCTGTGTGATCAAACAGCGATCAAAGACCGCGTCCTGAAGTTTGTTTACTTCGGCGGCGGCACACCCTCCTACCTCAGTTCGAAACAACTGTTAATGCTTCGAGAGCGACTCAGCCAGTCCGTTTCGTGGGACAGCGCGGAAGAAGTCACCTTCGAGTGTGAACCGGGAACATTAAGCCTGGAGAAGGTAAAGACACTCAAAGAAATCGGTGTCACGCGTGTCTCACTCGGCGTTGAAAACTTCAACGACGAACTACTTGAAGAGAATGGCCGGGCGCACCTCTCACCTGAAATCCTGCGAGCCTACGAGTGGATTCAGCAAGTCGGCTTCCCAGAGGTCAACATCGACCTCATCGCAGGCATGGTTGGCGAGACTGACGAGAACTGGCAAAATTGTGTCGAGAAGGCTCTCGAAATGGAGCCGGACAACTTAACCGTCTATCAGATGGAACTTCCCTGGAATACCGTTTACTCCAAAGAAATTCTGGAAGAGGGGGTGCAATCTCCTGTAGCAGACTGGCCTACGAAACGTCGCTGGGCCAGCGAAGCCATGGACCGCTTTCTCGCAGCAGGTTACCAGATCTCCAGTGGCAACGAACTCGTCAAAAATCTCGATACAGATCGCTTTGTTTATCGGGACAACCTGTTCCGTGGGGGCGACATCGTTGCTGTCGGGGTTTCCAGTTTTGGACACCTGCAAGGCGTCCATTACCAAAACAAGGATCAGCTCGAAGACTACATTCAAACCGTCCAGTCAGGAGAATTGCCAGTCAACCGCGCGATGGTCCCGACCGAACATCAGAAACTCATCCGCGAATGGGTTCTGCAAATGAAAGAAGGTTCTATTTCCGTGCAGCCGCTTCGCGATAAATTCGGAGTCGATCCTCTCGTCGAATTCGCTGAACCTCTCAGCAATCAACAACGAGCCGGCTACCTCGAAGTCGATGGCGACACTATCCGCCTTACCAGAAAAGGCCTGTTGCAGGCCGATAGCCTGCTCACAGAATACTTCGAAGAACAGTACCGAGAAGTCCGGTACACCTAA
- the cmr3 gene encoding type III-B CRISPR module-associated protein Cmr3 gives MNTRMISFSPVDAWFFRDGRPYHLGESGQTDVQSLFPPHAPTVIGTVRAALARGQGWDGRGAWNNDLHSTLGNGAHDIGALRFTGPFLTRKQQTLLPVPLHLLGGLRELSDAVRWTPTTFLAPSETALECDLGNVRFPVPLNHPKEGQLKEPAEMWVTVDGYSRILRGESPEQDSLFHSDQLWKTESRVGLARDHASRSAEEGKLYSPSFVRLHKEVQLAVWVDGIPDDWTIPDLNTFGGESRLAHCETEQSERPLPEVPADKIRESGRFTVSLLTPMLLPSTATGQQTHPQPGETLHSLSGAKIVSACVGKPIRIGGWNSVHREPEPLLAYLPAGSTWFCELTRPDALDSLLKMHGQTIGDKPDHGFGQIVIGAWPTSKGDTL, from the coding sequence ATGAACACACGAATGATTTCATTCAGTCCGGTGGATGCCTGGTTCTTTCGGGATGGTCGCCCCTATCACCTGGGCGAATCAGGGCAGACCGATGTACAGAGCCTGTTTCCGCCTCACGCACCCACAGTGATTGGAACCGTACGTGCCGCTTTAGCTCGGGGACAAGGTTGGGATGGACGAGGCGCCTGGAATAATGATCTCCATTCCACTCTGGGGAACGGTGCCCACGATATCGGGGCACTCCGTTTCACTGGACCATTTCTAACGCGCAAACAACAAACACTTCTTCCGGTTCCGTTGCATCTTCTCGGAGGTCTAAGAGAGCTATCTGATGCTGTGCGATGGACACCAACCACCTTCCTCGCACCGTCAGAAACGGCTCTGGAATGTGATTTGGGGAATGTGCGTTTTCCCGTTCCGCTGAATCATCCGAAGGAAGGACAACTCAAAGAACCGGCTGAGATGTGGGTGACCGTCGATGGTTACAGCCGGATTTTGCGTGGCGAATCTCCTGAGCAGGATTCTCTGTTTCATTCTGACCAACTCTGGAAGACCGAATCACGAGTGGGACTGGCGCGTGATCACGCATCCCGTTCCGCCGAGGAGGGAAAACTGTACAGCCCTTCCTTTGTCCGGCTGCACAAAGAGGTTCAGCTCGCCGTCTGGGTGGATGGAATCCCTGATGACTGGACGATCCCCGATCTGAACACTTTTGGTGGGGAGTCCCGGCTTGCCCACTGCGAAACTGAACAGTCCGAACGGCCATTGCCAGAAGTGCCCGCCGACAAAATCCGAGAGTCCGGACGGTTTACGGTCAGTCTCTTGACGCCGATGTTGTTGCCTTCCACCGCAACAGGGCAGCAAACACATCCACAGCCGGGAGAAACGCTCCACAGTCTATCAGGGGCGAAAATCGTATCGGCTTGTGTCGGGAAGCCGATTCGGATTGGTGGTTGGAACTCTGTCCACCGAGAACCGGAACCGCTGCTGGCCTATCTGCCAGCCGGATCAACCTGGTTCTGTGAACTGACTCGCCCCGATGCACTGGATTCACTTTTGAAAATGCACGGACAAACCATCGGCGATAAGCCTGACCACGGTTTCGGGCAAATCGTGATCGGAGCTTGGCCGACAAGCAAGGGAGACACCTTATGA
- the cmr4 gene encoding type III-B CRISPR module RAMP protein Cmr4, producing the protein MKTMLYGLLAESPIHPGAGQSTGFVDLPVAREAATDYPVIVGSGMKGALLGMARDHDWDESQRNDVFGKHDNAGGLLVSDARLLLLPVRSLTSSYMWLTCPHLIDRYDRDRKRTLDSDDQLQSIVLEDVAEQPPQYLGPDVGELFLEERQFARAGDLPDGLIETLIPLFAHDKASARLSKQLVVVSDDSFTWFARYGLPVNARNILNEKNKTSKNLWYEETLPPDSLFYCLLAERSAGALGKVNELFGKRPYIQVGGNETIGHGWFALSAPQEGGTQ; encoded by the coding sequence ATGAAGACGATGTTGTATGGCTTGTTAGCCGAGTCCCCCATCCATCCCGGAGCAGGACAATCCACGGGATTCGTCGATCTGCCAGTTGCCCGAGAAGCCGCCACCGATTACCCGGTCATCGTCGGATCGGGAATGAAAGGTGCGTTGTTGGGTATGGCACGGGATCACGACTGGGACGAATCCCAACGTAACGATGTGTTTGGAAAACATGACAACGCAGGTGGATTGCTAGTTTCGGATGCGCGGCTCTTGCTGTTGCCAGTGCGGAGTTTGACATCCAGCTACATGTGGCTGACGTGCCCCCATCTCATCGATCGGTACGATCGAGACCGAAAACGGACTCTGGACAGCGACGATCAACTTCAGTCGATTGTCCTTGAAGATGTTGCTGAGCAGCCTCCGCAGTATCTTGGTCCCGATGTAGGGGAACTCTTTCTGGAAGAGCGACAGTTTGCTCGCGCTGGTGATTTACCGGACGGGCTGATAGAGACCCTCATTCCCCTGTTCGCCCACGACAAAGCGTCTGCTCGACTCAGTAAACAACTGGTCGTCGTCTCCGATGACAGCTTTACTTGGTTTGCGCGGTACGGCTTGCCTGTGAACGCCCGCAACATCCTCAATGAAAAGAACAAAACGAGCAAGAATCTATGGTACGAGGAAACGCTACCTCCGGATTCGCTGTTCTATTGTTTGCTTGCAGAAAGAAGTGCTGGCGCCTTGGGCAAGGTCAATGAACTGTTTGGAAAACGCCCGTACATTCAGGTCGGCGGAAACGAGACCATCGGCCACGGATGGTTTGCGCTCAGTGCGCCGCAGGAAGGAGGTACACAGTGA
- the cmr5 gene encoding type III-B CRISPR module-associated protein Cmr5 yields the protein MTNKSPFLTRDQRRAQHALSKVREVPDKLQSDYQTLVKGFSATIVTNGLGQACAMLLAKAENKDASNSAHRRLYEHLSDWLLTEAKVYPDDTKELIEAVIGHGQSQYIRAQAESLAYLDWLKKFAQAYLSKKED from the coding sequence GTGACCAACAAAAGCCCATTCCTCACTCGCGATCAACGCCGAGCGCAGCACGCCCTGAGCAAGGTTCGTGAAGTGCCTGACAAACTACAATCGGATTATCAAACCCTCGTCAAAGGCTTTTCAGCAACGATCGTCACGAACGGTCTTGGTCAAGCATGCGCGATGCTGCTGGCCAAAGCCGAAAACAAAGATGCAAGCAATAGTGCTCATCGTCGCCTGTATGAACATCTGAGCGATTGGCTACTCACGGAAGCTAAGGTGTATCCAGACGATACGAAAGAGCTGATTGAAGCAGTGATCGGCCACGGACAGTCCCAATATATCCGTGCGCAAGCCGAATCGCTGGCCTACCTGGACTGGCTTAAAAAGTTCGCACAAGCATATCTCTCGAAAAAGGAGGATTGA
- a CDS encoding glycosyltransferase gives MPRLLLIIPTLDRSGAEKQFCLLAEGLSKQGIEVEVVALTRGGPMEAHLAAADVPYSILGKRNRFDLTALRKLRKFIIEREPDVLLSCLFAGNSYSRLATIGMGSRRPKILISERCVDSWKSSWQHWLDRRLRSRTDLMIANSQSVSDFYAAGGFPKDRIRVIPNGVVSPSQPELTKAELCEEIGIPAESKLIAFVGRLAPQKRLKDLLWAMQMLRHSRPDAYFLLIGEGPQRSELEYFAQDADAATHSRFLGHRDDAASLLHLIDVFWLASEFEGMSNSLMEAMACGKPVVVSDISPNRELVEHGKEGWIANLGDPAGFTQYTLKLLEDPEAAQKIGAAGQQKMESEFSIKQMIDRFHSLIAEVCS, from the coding sequence TTGCCAAGACTTCTGTTGATTATTCCAACTCTTGACCGCTCCGGAGCAGAAAAACAGTTCTGCCTGCTGGCTGAAGGACTGTCGAAGCAGGGCATTGAAGTTGAAGTTGTCGCTCTGACTCGCGGTGGGCCGATGGAAGCACACCTTGCGGCTGCTGATGTGCCCTATTCGATTCTCGGGAAACGCAACCGTTTTGATCTGACGGCTCTAAGAAAACTTCGAAAGTTCATTATTGAGAGAGAGCCGGATGTGCTGCTCTCCTGTTTGTTTGCTGGCAATTCTTATTCACGCTTAGCGACGATTGGGATGGGATCGCGACGTCCCAAAATTCTGATTTCGGAACGCTGCGTTGACTCCTGGAAGTCCAGCTGGCAGCACTGGCTCGATCGGCGATTGCGCTCTCGAACCGATTTGATGATAGCGAACTCCCAAAGCGTTTCTGATTTTTATGCAGCGGGTGGCTTCCCGAAAGATCGCATCCGTGTAATTCCGAATGGTGTGGTTTCTCCTTCTCAACCTGAACTCACCAAAGCCGAACTCTGCGAGGAAATCGGAATTCCGGCGGAGTCAAAATTGATCGCCTTCGTCGGTCGGCTTGCTCCTCAAAAACGATTGAAAGACCTGCTTTGGGCGATGCAAATGCTCCGGCATTCGAGGCCTGATGCATACTTCCTGCTGATCGGAGAGGGGCCTCAAAGATCCGAACTGGAATACTTCGCCCAAGATGCTGATGCCGCTACGCATTCCAGATTTTTGGGCCATCGCGACGATGCTGCTTCGCTGCTGCATCTGATCGATGTTTTCTGGTTGGCCAGCGAATTCGAAGGGATGTCCAACAGCCTGATGGAGGCCATGGCTTGTGGGAAACCCGTAGTCGTCAGTGATATCTCGCCAAACAGAGAACTCGTAGAACACGGAAAAGAAGGCTGGATTGCCAACCTCGGCGACCCAGCTGGGTTCACTCAATACACACTGAAACTTCTCGAAGATCCCGAAGCCGCCCAGAAAATTGGCGCAGCTGGTCAACAAAAAATGGAATCCGAATTCTCCATCAAACAAATGATCGACCGGTTTCACTCACTCATTGCGGAAGTTTGCTCTTAG
- the cmr6 gene encoding type III-B CRISPR module RAMP protein Cmr6, translating to MVRPLYCDSSPRFEFGSSHAGLWYDKFCDQWQTGWTLPAKQKVEWIKQVACDRPIGDQSLILQHVDRQKDLVTKNLNGVCIQLHSESRFVTGLGQEHPVENGFAWHPTLGVPYLSGSSVKGLLRAWARHWWAIDVEGEDRKKRLAQIDAVLGNQDSVGAVIIYDALPTQPVQLEADVMTPHYSSYYQGDGAPGDWISPVPIPFLVVAAGTPFQFSFAPRTPAAKEYLPIVEDWLKEALQWLGAGAKTSAGYGRFGEANAQTTASQQRLQKSFDLPKPFDGTVEATLLTEKTKKGGWKASHVSTGISGPVQNTNDVPSEKQAGDTIPLIVASAKPNEIAFRYPTDAEQQRAARSKEKTKSKNNTNRRR from the coding sequence ATGGTTCGTCCTCTCTACTGTGATTCATCACCAAGATTCGAGTTTGGAAGTTCGCACGCTGGACTTTGGTACGACAAATTCTGCGACCAATGGCAAACAGGCTGGACACTTCCAGCTAAGCAAAAGGTTGAGTGGATCAAGCAAGTTGCCTGCGACCGACCGATCGGCGATCAATCGTTGATTTTACAGCACGTCGATCGCCAGAAAGATTTGGTGACGAAAAACCTGAACGGGGTTTGTATACAGCTTCATTCCGAGAGTCGATTTGTGACGGGCCTGGGACAAGAGCATCCGGTGGAAAACGGGTTTGCCTGGCATCCAACACTCGGCGTTCCGTATTTGTCGGGATCAAGCGTCAAGGGATTATTGCGAGCTTGGGCGCGTCACTGGTGGGCAATTGATGTTGAAGGTGAGGATCGCAAAAAGCGGTTGGCACAGATTGACGCAGTCCTGGGAAACCAGGATTCGGTCGGGGCTGTCATCATCTACGACGCCCTGCCAACGCAGCCGGTGCAGTTAGAAGCCGATGTGATGACGCCTCACTATAGCAGTTACTATCAGGGTGATGGGGCTCCCGGCGACTGGATCAGTCCGGTGCCGATTCCGTTTCTCGTCGTCGCTGCCGGGACACCGTTCCAGTTTTCTTTCGCTCCTAGAACTCCAGCGGCAAAAGAGTACCTGCCAATCGTCGAGGACTGGCTCAAAGAAGCCCTCCAATGGCTCGGCGCCGGAGCAAAGACTTCAGCCGGCTATGGTCGTTTCGGAGAAGCGAATGCTCAAACAACAGCATCACAACAACGACTCCAAAAGTCTTTTGACTTGCCAAAACCCTTTGACGGCACCGTAGAGGCGACGTTGCTCACAGAGAAAACGAAAAAAGGTGGCTGGAAGGCAAGCCATGTATCCACGGGCATTTCTGGTCCCGTTCAGAATACCAACGATGTACCATCCGAGAAGCAGGCTGGCGATACTATTCCACTGATTGTTGCTTCAGCGAAGCCGAACGAGATTGCATTTCGCTATCCGACCGACGCGGAGCAGCAACGAGCCGCTCGCTCTAAGGAGAAAACAAAATCGAAGAACAATACAAATCGGAGACGGTAG
- a CDS encoding alpha-keto acid decarboxylase family protein — protein MPSQASTKPKRSQSPTESQHSIGSYLIQRLQDYGLRDIFGIPGDFVLQFYGLLEESPINVVGCTREDSAGYAADGYARVNGLGAVCVTYCVGGLSTCNSIAGAFAEKSPVVVISGAPGVEERLNDPLLHHKVREFSTQREVFEKITIAVGDLHDPLTAFREIDRCLEAAVRYKRPVYLELPRDRVHTVPDAPHTALCSVHQSHNGALQAALDEAADRIQHAKSPVIVAGVEIHRFGLREEVLELAEKNQIPMCATLLGKSVISEKHPLYLGVYEGAMGRKEVTEFVEQSDCVLLLGTFMSDINLGIYTAQLDPRNCVYVTSEQLRIGHHHFHDVLLHDFIGELQKKQLRSSKAQLKLPQREELETPEFDPSAPVTNASLFSHFDDILDNNMVVVADVGDSLFAASDLTIHKHTEFISPAYYTSMGFAIPAALGVQVANRELRPLVLVGDGAFQMTCMELSTIVRNSFNPIIVVLNNKGYTTERFLQDGPFNDILNWNYHRMPDIFGDGWGFEVHTVGELHQSMKAALAHQDAFSILNVHLEPDDISPALARLAEKMSQTI, from the coding sequence ATGCCGAGTCAAGCATCGACCAAGCCGAAACGCTCTCAGTCGCCGACAGAGAGTCAACATAGTATTGGGAGCTATCTGATTCAGCGGCTCCAGGATTATGGGTTGCGAGACATCTTCGGGATTCCCGGCGACTTTGTTTTGCAGTTTTACGGGTTACTGGAAGAGTCGCCGATTAATGTGGTCGGTTGTACCCGTGAAGATAGTGCTGGCTATGCTGCCGATGGCTACGCGCGGGTGAATGGTTTGGGGGCAGTCTGTGTGACGTATTGTGTGGGGGGCTTAAGTACGTGTAATTCGATCGCTGGTGCGTTCGCAGAGAAATCTCCCGTCGTGGTGATCAGTGGTGCTCCGGGGGTCGAAGAGCGGCTTAATGATCCGCTGCTTCATCACAAGGTTCGTGAGTTCAGCACTCAGCGAGAAGTCTTTGAGAAGATCACGATTGCGGTCGGCGATTTGCACGATCCACTCACCGCGTTTCGGGAGATTGATCGCTGCCTCGAAGCAGCCGTGCGATACAAGCGCCCGGTCTATCTTGAGCTCCCTCGCGACCGAGTTCATACGGTCCCCGATGCTCCTCATACCGCGTTGTGTTCCGTTCATCAAAGCCATAACGGAGCGTTGCAAGCTGCTCTCGATGAGGCTGCTGATCGCATTCAACATGCAAAGTCCCCGGTGATTGTGGCAGGTGTCGAAATCCATCGTTTCGGATTGCGGGAGGAAGTTCTGGAGCTTGCAGAGAAGAACCAGATTCCGATGTGTGCGACGTTACTGGGGAAGTCGGTGATTAGCGAAAAGCACCCGTTGTATCTGGGAGTTTATGAAGGCGCCATGGGGCGGAAAGAGGTGACTGAATTCGTTGAGCAGAGCGATTGTGTGCTCCTGCTGGGAACGTTCATGTCGGACATCAATCTCGGGATTTACACTGCTCAGCTTGATCCTCGGAATTGTGTTTATGTGACCAGTGAGCAACTCCGAATTGGGCATCATCACTTCCACGACGTCCTCCTCCATGATTTTATTGGCGAACTCCAGAAGAAGCAGCTTCGATCGTCAAAGGCCCAACTGAAACTTCCTCAGCGAGAAGAGCTGGAGACGCCAGAATTCGATCCATCGGCTCCTGTGACGAACGCGAGCCTGTTCTCTCACTTCGACGATATTCTCGACAACAATATGGTGGTCGTTGCAGATGTGGGGGACTCGCTATTCGCTGCGTCCGACCTGACGATCCACAAACATACAGAATTTATCAGCCCTGCCTACTACACTTCGATGGGGTTTGCGATACCAGCTGCACTCGGTGTGCAGGTTGCAAATCGAGAGTTGCGGCCGCTCGTTCTGGTTGGAGATGGAGCCTTCCAGATGACCTGCATGGAACTCTCAACGATTGTGCGGAACAGCTTTAATCCGATTATCGTGGTGCTGAATAATAAAGGCTACACGACTGAACGTTTCCTTCAGGATGGACCGTTTAACGATATCCTGAACTGGAATTACCATCGTATGCCAGACATCTTTGGCGATGGCTGGGGGTTTGAAGTTCATACTGTCGGGGAATTGCACCAGTCAATGAAGGCTGCCCTGGCGCATCAGGACGCTTTCAGCATTTTGAATGTTCACCTTGAGCCAGATGATATTAGTCCGGCACTGGCCCGATTGGCGGAGAAGATGAGCCAGACGATTTGA
- the cas10 gene encoding type III-B CRISPR-associated protein Cas10/Cmr2 has protein sequence MAEQTRLQLTIGPVQTFVAQSRRTRDLWASSYLLSHLAGVAMRAIEDADGRIVLPYRGQHDNEAKEESQSRTRHGRWPNRFVADVEDGKAAAAAAAAKQAIDETWKAIADSVWKKCFGEQASAQTKATWERQIGNFWEISWVISPADSSNLFDPLAQRKNWRTTPVTAEPGDHCTMMGDFQELSGFIRSKERKNQDKFWEQLREKLGGRHLGKDERLCAIALIKRMFPLVAETVIGADLQAANWPSTPYIAAIPWLGKVGASNPDAAKDYATRIRDQVERPLGEKNAEIRSLSSIPNVGDFFQLDGNFFHETALANAKDMPLGLSEADEARVRGELLTKLNELYRTVQSRPSSFYALLLMDGDSMGGLLSEAREKSSESEQAVTRALGQFADQVPKTVCEHDGVTIYCGGDDVLAMLPVPNALRCATALSDLYQQSFNNVCDSGVAKEATISAAVVYCPFRAPLREVLSSAHHLLDDVAKDQTGRDSLAIAVMKSSGLAAQWSAPWKEIRKDNQTILDLLAEHLRGTGDRPSELSSGFLYQIRERFARLTDQPLSKPGSFGHLPEGIDLEVLLRAEYLRVSNLHGQINEQTDSPSEAGNDLLGLLTTVCRRIYRDKDKQTHINELSLGMDGPLVVRFLASEGEETTR, from the coding sequence ATGGCTGAACAAACTCGACTTCAGTTGACGATTGGTCCGGTTCAGACATTTGTGGCGCAGTCTCGCCGGACGCGGGACTTGTGGGCCAGTTCCTATTTGCTTTCTCATCTGGCTGGCGTGGCCATGCGAGCGATTGAAGACGCCGATGGGCGGATCGTGCTTCCCTATCGCGGTCAGCATGACAATGAAGCGAAGGAGGAATCACAGTCAAGAACACGACACGGACGCTGGCCCAACCGTTTTGTTGCAGATGTTGAAGATGGCAAGGCAGCCGCTGCTGCTGCTGCTGCTAAACAGGCGATTGACGAAACCTGGAAGGCAATCGCCGATTCGGTCTGGAAGAAGTGCTTCGGCGAACAGGCTTCAGCACAAACAAAAGCGACTTGGGAGCGGCAGATCGGAAACTTCTGGGAAATCAGTTGGGTAATTTCGCCGGCGGATTCGTCGAACCTGTTTGATCCGCTCGCCCAACGCAAGAACTGGCGGACAACTCCGGTCACTGCCGAGCCGGGCGACCACTGCACGATGATGGGCGATTTTCAGGAACTCTCTGGATTCATCCGGTCAAAGGAAAGGAAAAATCAAGACAAGTTCTGGGAGCAGTTGCGGGAGAAACTGGGCGGCCGGCACTTGGGAAAAGACGAACGCCTGTGTGCGATTGCACTCATCAAGAGAATGTTCCCGCTCGTCGCCGAAACTGTGATTGGTGCGGACTTGCAAGCGGCTAACTGGCCATCGACGCCGTATATCGCTGCCATCCCCTGGCTGGGGAAGGTTGGAGCGTCGAATCCTGACGCCGCAAAGGACTATGCGACGAGGATCAGGGATCAGGTCGAAAGACCGCTTGGAGAAAAGAACGCGGAGATTCGTTCTCTCAGCTCGATTCCGAATGTGGGCGACTTCTTTCAACTGGACGGCAACTTCTTTCACGAAACGGCGCTGGCCAACGCCAAGGACATGCCCCTGGGGTTATCCGAAGCGGATGAGGCGAGAGTTCGTGGCGAGTTGTTGACGAAACTCAATGAGTTGTACCGAACGGTTCAGTCTCGTCCGAGTTCCTTCTACGCATTATTGCTGATGGACGGCGATTCGATGGGTGGGCTGCTGTCCGAGGCCAGAGAGAAGTCCTCAGAAAGTGAGCAGGCCGTGACGCGGGCGCTTGGTCAGTTTGCCGATCAGGTTCCGAAAACTGTGTGTGAGCATGACGGAGTGACCATCTACTGCGGTGGTGATGACGTGCTGGCAATGCTTCCGGTACCCAACGCACTTCGCTGTGCGACCGCCCTTTCGGATTTGTACCAGCAATCGTTTAATAATGTTTGTGATTCAGGTGTCGCCAAAGAAGCTACGATTTCAGCTGCAGTTGTCTATTGTCCATTTCGTGCCCCACTCCGCGAAGTCTTGAGTTCGGCTCATCACTTGCTGGATGACGTTGCCAAGGATCAAACGGGCCGAGACAGTCTCGCGATCGCTGTGATGAAATCATCCGGTCTCGCCGCGCAATGGTCGGCTCCGTGGAAAGAGATTCGCAAGGACAATCAGACGATTCTGGATTTGCTTGCCGAACATCTGCGCGGAACGGGAGACCGCCCCAGCGAGTTGTCGTCAGGGTTTCTGTATCAGATTCGAGAGCGATTTGCGCGGTTGACAGACCAGCCGTTGAGTAAGCCGGGTAGTTTCGGCCATCTTCCGGAAGGGATCGACCTGGAAGTTCTCCTGAGAGCGGAATATCTGCGTGTCAGCAATCTCCACGGCCAGATCAATGAGCAAACGGATTCCCCCTCAGAAGCGGGAAATGATCTGCTGGGATTATTGACAACGGTCTGTCGACGTATTTACCGCGACAAAGACAAGCAAACTCATATCAACGAGTTGTCGCTAGGAATGGACGGTCCACTGGTGGTTCGCTTCCTCGCCAGTGAAGGAGAGGAGACGACACGATGA